The Lentimicrobiaceae bacterium genome window below encodes:
- the kdsB gene encoding 3-deoxy-manno-octulosonate cytidylyltransferase: MSVTAIVIIPARYHSTRFPGKPLADINGKTMINRVYEQAIQSKLASQVWVATDNEQIFNHVESFGGKAIYTSPEHGSGTSRVTEAASLLLDKNDAIIVNLQGDEPFINPQQIDDLIKLFEDDKVEIATLVKKIDTIDELKSVGEAKVVVDHENNAMYFSRSIIPFDNSKNIDVENNTYYKHVGIYAYRYSTLKEIDKLSPCDTEKLESLEQLRWLYFGYKIKVAKTEYESYCIDTPEDLKKLINKKLPNY; encoded by the coding sequence ATGTCAGTTACTGCAATTGTTATCATTCCAGCTCGCTACCATTCAACACGCTTTCCGGGCAAGCCTTTGGCAGATATTAATGGTAAAACCATGATAAACAGGGTTTATGAGCAGGCTATTCAGAGTAAATTAGCCTCGCAAGTGTGGGTTGCAACCGATAATGAACAAATCTTTAACCATGTAGAAAGCTTTGGAGGCAAGGCAATTTATACATCGCCGGAGCATGGTAGCGGCACTTCAAGAGTTACCGAAGCTGCATCGTTATTATTAGATAAAAACGATGCGATAATTGTAAACCTGCAAGGCGACGAACCTTTTATTAACCCTCAGCAAATAGACGATTTAATAAAATTGTTTGAAGATGATAAAGTTGAAATAGCAACTTTGGTGAAAAAAATTGATACTATAGATGAGCTCAAAAGTGTTGGAGAAGCAAAAGTTGTAGTTGACCACGAAAACAATGCCATGTATTTCAGTAGAAGCATCATTCCATTCGACAATAGCAAGAACATAGATGTAGAAAACAACACATACTACAAACATGTTGGAATATACGCTTACAGGTATTCAACTTTAAAAGAAATCGATAAGTTATCTCCCTGCGATACGGAAAAACTTGAAAGCCTTGAGCAACTGAGGTGGCTATACTTCGGATACAAAATTAAGGTCGCAAAAACCGAGTACGAATCGTATTGTATAGATACACCCGAAGATTTAAAAAAACTTATTAACAAA